One genomic segment of Drosophila melanogaster chromosome 3R includes these proteins:
- the Cap-H2 gene encoding chromosome associated protein H2, isoform G, with protein MERILPEEAEAAYLSEAREQILEIAKNRPGTQVAKCIRAYDEQQDLASLVVLLEELSKNTDYSTDLRISLGYYIEELLRHCLGRNDVSRRSAIVAAGSALQYCGKIYGDRVEYLCQVVEHQIEALLTSELQKETPSGSAAPEKNERRPEETRKRHPKKLTNKEVDPYLLTLEPKRFKTMSDDKRFNAAGFVKCTRNRTIEYLYQDHTPPNLWKHAPIVDPHNPYDQDEKKQYKMFTYHVEHRYNTLLPDIPFERLNLIKEYVHTNQVNTTEILNEHMTTKEYLDEYIALENQMLAARYGAIVTRRRRLVDSARFMEDNLDEGLAKKMCMDKNLPMDTNETVLIDQSLVDENSRSLTTAESTMGISQAENSTLKSSEVEATLSVSHIENSLSDSQEENPPLSSTLAINESSVLDSTRVDPIKDLTLDELLLIDSGISMEELSDIQMHTGQSFDDEGVVLSDLEDQRQLSPMLQMVSPSMEAKTLNIIEMDADLIMNVPREVSYPILLNVMGLPIKRLRRKCIFKLPPEFDLFRQARLPIKREGQQKSPTTPRTVLQIGREAPQNEREPGSPCSLEFDEDLNFLGFRQRRPTFDSGFDIEEPRVSSCVSTIGEVKTELEDEIEANTNNLTDASASDALNENVNDTKESGLGDSLAQELNASTEPNAENNTANSSQLEVTATESSGTLSGLETTVDLGMESALVSSVLDLSTEPSAMDSNIINVTQPDNSDLEISTVQDQDTLHDEADANDLSAETPNPIADSAVDDCSLIRDWHRRLAPALEAAHERQNFNIKDLGTEILDICKAGNRTATLADVMADKDPSIMCRYMLASLVLTNHGNVSLDFENRDKSKPIDMSQFRMHLKSMKRMEINPEDDVGNINAAQSKSTPRSKQLNDSAHKPRTSTTASAPTKRKSAENSLSEVFAKTVRLIQPIPKMWPTPSDADSGISSMGSSLASTARLK; from the exons ATGGAGCGGATTTTGCCTGAAGAAGCGGAAGCGG CCTACTTGAGCGAAGCGCGGGAGCAGATATTGGAAATAGCCAAGAATCGGCCGGGAACCCAAGTGGCCAAGTGCATCCGCGCCTACGATGAGCAACAGGACCTGGCCTCGCTAGTCGTCCTCCTCGAAGAGCTCTCCAAAAACACGGACTACTCCACGGACCTACGGATATCACTGGGATAT TATATTGAAGAGCTACTGCGCCACTGCTTAGGACGAAATGATGTCTCTCGAAGATCGGCCATCGTGGCCGCAGGAAGTGCCCTCCAGTACTGCGGCAAGATCTATGGAGACCGAGTGGAGTACCTGTGCCAGGTGGTGGAGCACCAGATCGAAGCCCTGCTCACATCGGAGTTGCAGAAGGAGACCCCTAGCGGAAGTGCTGC ACCGGAGAAAAACGAGCGCAGGCCTGAGGAAACGCGCAAACGTCACCCTAAAAAGCTAACTAACAAGGAAGTTGATCCCTATTTGCTCACGTTGGAACCGAAAAGGTTTAAAACCATGTCGGACGACAAGCGCTTCAACGCGGCGGGCTTTGTAAAGTGCACGAGAAATCGGACGATAGAATACCTTTATCAGGATCACACGCCGCCCAACCTGTGGAAACACGCGCCAATTGTGGATCCTCACAATCCCTACGACCAGGATGAGAAAAAGCAATACAAAATGTTTACGTATCACGTAGAGCATAGATACAATACGCTTCTGCCAGATATTCCCTTCGAAAGGCTGAATCTCATTAAAGAATATGTTCACACAAATCAGGTGAACACCACTGAGATTCTTAATGAGCACATGACCACAAAGGAATATCTGGACGAGTATATTGCGCTGGAGAATCAAATGCTAGCAGCCCGCTATGGAGCCATTGTCACAAGGAGAAGAAGATTGGTTGATTCCGCGAGATTTATGGAGGACAATTTGGATGAGGGACTGGCGAAAAAAATGTGCATGGACAAGAATCTGCCAATGGACACGAACGAAACTGTTCTTATTGACCAATCTTTGGTGGATGAAAACAGCAGGTCGTTAACCACAGCCGAGTCTACGATGGGCATCAGTCAGGCGGAGAACTCTACTTTAAAGAGTAGCGAAGTCGAGGCGACTTTAAGCGTCAGCCATATAGAAAACTCCTTAAGCGATAGCCAAGAAGAGAATCCTCCGCTGAGCAGCACATTAGCCATTAACGAGTCTAGTGTTCTCGACAGCACGAGAGTGGATCCCATAAAAGATCTCACTCTAGATGAACTGTTGCTAATCGATTCAGGGATCAGTATGGAAGAGCTTtccgatattcaaatgcataCAG GCCAGTCTTTTGATGATGAGGGTGTTGTTCTTTCagatttagaagatcaacgcCAGTTGTCGCCCATGTTGCAGATGGTTAGCCCATCGATGGAGGCAAAAACGCTCAATATCATTGAGATGGATGCTGATCTTATCATGAATGTTCCAAGGGAGGTGAGCTATCCTATTCTGCTGAATGTTATGGGTCTCCCCATAAAACGCCTGCGTCGGAAATGCATCTTTAAACTTCCACCTGAGTTCGACTTATTCAGGCAAGCA cgcCTTCCTATTAAGCGAGAGGGACAACAAAAATCCCCAACCACTCCCAGAACTGTACTGCAAATTGGAAGAGAGGCTCCCCAAAATGAAAGAGAACCCGGCTCCCCCTGTAGTTTAGAATTTGATGAGGACTTGA ATTTTCTGGGTTTCCGCCAACGTCGACCCACATTTGACTCGGGCTTCGATATCGAAGAGCCGCGTGTATCAAGTTGTGTCTCCACTATCGGAGAAGTTAAAACTGAGCTTGAAGATGAGATTGAAGCCAACACCAATAATTTAACTGACGCGAGCGCCAGCGACGCCTTGAATGAGAATGTGAACGATACAAAGGAAAGTGGGCTGGGAGATTCACTAGCGCAGGAATTAAACGCTTCCACCGAACCCAATGCGGAAAACAATACCGCAAATTCATCGCAACTTGAAGTGACTGCTACAGAATCCTCCGGAACGCTAAGCGGACTGGAAACCACAGTGGATTTAGGAATGGAGAGCGCGTTAGTTAGTTCTGTATTGGATTTAAGTACCGAACCGAGTGCAATGGATAGTAACATTATAAATGTCACCCAACCTGACAATTCAGACCTAGAGATTTCAACCGTGCAGGACCAAGATACCTTACATGACGAAGCAGATGCAAATGATTTGTCTGCTGAAACACCCAATCCAATTGCCGACTCAGCAGTCGACGACTGCTCATTG ATCCGGGACTGGCATAGACGATTGGCTCCTGCTTTGGAAGCAGCCCATGAACGGCAGAATTTCAATATTAAGGACTTGGGCACCGAGATCCTGGACATTTGCAAGGCGGGCAACAGAACAGCCACGTTAGCCGACGTCATGGCTGACAAGGATCCTAGTATCATGTGTCGCTACATGCTGGCTTCCCTGGTACTG acGAACCACGGAAACGTGTCTCTGGATTTTGAAAATCGCGATAAAAGTAAGCCCATCGACATGTCTCAGTTTCGAATGCATTTAAAGAGTATGAAGCGAATGGAAATTAATCCCGAGGACGACGTGGGCAACATAAATGCTGCCCAGAGCAAATCGACGCCGAGAAGTAAACAGCTAAATGATTCAGCTCACAAGCCACGAACAAGCACGACGGCATCTGCACCAACAAAACGAAAGTCTGCGGAAAATTCTTTATCCGAGGTGTTTGCTAAAACTGTGCGATTGATACAGCCCATCCCAAAGATGTGGCCTACTCCTTCTGATGCCGACTCGGGGATATCTTCGATGGGCTCATCATTGGCATCGACAGCCCGCCTGAAGTAG
- the Cap-H2 gene encoding chromosome associated protein H2, isoform E — protein sequence MERILPEEAEAAYLSEAREQILEIAKNRPGTQVAKCIRAYDEQQDLASLVVLLEELSKNTDYSTDLRISLGYYIEELLRHCLGRNDVSRRSAIVAAGSALQYCGKIYGDRVEYLCQVVEHQIEALLTSELQKETPSGSAAPEKNERRPEETRKRHPKKLTNKEVDPYLLTLEPKRFKTMSDDKRFNAAGFVKCTRNRTIEYLYQDHTPPNLWKHAPIVDPHNPYDQDEKKQYKMFTYHVEHRYNTLLPDIPFERLNLIKEYVHTNQVNTTEILNEHMTTKEYLDEYIALENQMLAARYGAIVTRRRRLVDSARFMEDNLDEGLAKKMCMDKNLPMDTNETVLIDQSLVDENSRSLTTAESTMGISQAENSTLKSSEVEATLSVSHIENSLSDSQEENPPLSSTLAINESSVLDSTRVDPIKDLTLDELLLIDSGISMEELSDIQMHTAGQSFDDEGVVLSDLEDQRQLSPMLQMVSPSMEAKTLNIIEMDADLIMNVPREVSYPILLNVMGLPIKRLRRKCIFKLPPEFDLFRQARLPIKREGQQKSPTTPRTVLQIGREAPQNEREPGSPCSLEFDEDLNFLGFRQRRPTFDSGFDIEEPRVSSCVSTIGEVKTELEDEIEANTNNLTDASASDALNENVNDTKESGLGDSLAQELNASTEPNAENNTANSSQLEVTATESSGTLSGLETTVDLGMESALVSSVLDLSTEPSAMDSNIINVTQPDNSDLEISTVQDQDTLHDEADANDLSAETPNPIADSAVDDCSLIRDWHRRLAPALEAAHERQNFNIKDLGTEILDICKAGNRTATLADVMADKDPSIMCRYMLASLVLTNHGNVSLDFENRDKSKPIDMSQFRMHLKSMKRMEINPEDDVGNINAAQSKSTPRSKQLNDSAHKPRTSTTASAPTKRKSAENSLSEVFAKTVRLIQPIPKMWPTPSDADSGISSMGSSLASTARLK from the exons ATGGAGCGGATTTTGCCTGAAGAAGCGGAAGCGG CCTACTTGAGCGAAGCGCGGGAGCAGATATTGGAAATAGCCAAGAATCGGCCGGGAACCCAAGTGGCCAAGTGCATCCGCGCCTACGATGAGCAACAGGACCTGGCCTCGCTAGTCGTCCTCCTCGAAGAGCTCTCCAAAAACACGGACTACTCCACGGACCTACGGATATCACTGGGATAT TATATTGAAGAGCTACTGCGCCACTGCTTAGGACGAAATGATGTCTCTCGAAGATCGGCCATCGTGGCCGCAGGAAGTGCCCTCCAGTACTGCGGCAAGATCTATGGAGACCGAGTGGAGTACCTGTGCCAGGTGGTGGAGCACCAGATCGAAGCCCTGCTCACATCGGAGTTGCAGAAGGAGACCCCTAGCGGAAGTGCTGC ACCGGAGAAAAACGAGCGCAGGCCTGAGGAAACGCGCAAACGTCACCCTAAAAAGCTAACTAACAAGGAAGTTGATCCCTATTTGCTCACGTTGGAACCGAAAAGGTTTAAAACCATGTCGGACGACAAGCGCTTCAACGCGGCGGGCTTTGTAAAGTGCACGAGAAATCGGACGATAGAATACCTTTATCAGGATCACACGCCGCCCAACCTGTGGAAACACGCGCCAATTGTGGATCCTCACAATCCCTACGACCAGGATGAGAAAAAGCAATACAAAATGTTTACGTATCACGTAGAGCATAGATACAATACGCTTCTGCCAGATATTCCCTTCGAAAGGCTGAATCTCATTAAAGAATATGTTCACACAAATCAGGTGAACACCACTGAGATTCTTAATGAGCACATGACCACAAAGGAATATCTGGACGAGTATATTGCGCTGGAGAATCAAATGCTAGCAGCCCGCTATGGAGCCATTGTCACAAGGAGAAGAAGATTGGTTGATTCCGCGAGATTTATGGAGGACAATTTGGATGAGGGACTGGCGAAAAAAATGTGCATGGACAAGAATCTGCCAATGGACACGAACGAAACTGTTCTTATTGACCAATCTTTGGTGGATGAAAACAGCAGGTCGTTAACCACAGCCGAGTCTACGATGGGCATCAGTCAGGCGGAGAACTCTACTTTAAAGAGTAGCGAAGTCGAGGCGACTTTAAGCGTCAGCCATATAGAAAACTCCTTAAGCGATAGCCAAGAAGAGAATCCTCCGCTGAGCAGCACATTAGCCATTAACGAGTCTAGTGTTCTCGACAGCACGAGAGTGGATCCCATAAAAGATCTCACTCTAGATGAACTGTTGCTAATCGATTCAGGGATCAGTATGGAAGAGCTTtccgatattcaaatgcataCAG CAGGCCAGTCTTTTGATGATGAGGGTGTTGTTCTTTCagatttagaagatcaacgcCAGTTGTCGCCCATGTTGCAGATGGTTAGCCCATCGATGGAGGCAAAAACGCTCAATATCATTGAGATGGATGCTGATCTTATCATGAATGTTCCAAGGGAGGTGAGCTATCCTATTCTGCTGAATGTTATGGGTCTCCCCATAAAACGCCTGCGTCGGAAATGCATCTTTAAACTTCCACCTGAGTTCGACTTATTCAGGCAAGCA cgcCTTCCTATTAAGCGAGAGGGACAACAAAAATCCCCAACCACTCCCAGAACTGTACTGCAAATTGGAAGAGAGGCTCCCCAAAATGAAAGAGAACCCGGCTCCCCCTGTAGTTTAGAATTTGATGAGGACTTGA ATTTTCTGGGTTTCCGCCAACGTCGACCCACATTTGACTCGGGCTTCGATATCGAAGAGCCGCGTGTATCAAGTTGTGTCTCCACTATCGGAGAAGTTAAAACTGAGCTTGAAGATGAGATTGAAGCCAACACCAATAATTTAACTGACGCGAGCGCCAGCGACGCCTTGAATGAGAATGTGAACGATACAAAGGAAAGTGGGCTGGGAGATTCACTAGCGCAGGAATTAAACGCTTCCACCGAACCCAATGCGGAAAACAATACCGCAAATTCATCGCAACTTGAAGTGACTGCTACAGAATCCTCCGGAACGCTAAGCGGACTGGAAACCACAGTGGATTTAGGAATGGAGAGCGCGTTAGTTAGTTCTGTATTGGATTTAAGTACCGAACCGAGTGCAATGGATAGTAACATTATAAATGTCACCCAACCTGACAATTCAGACCTAGAGATTTCAACCGTGCAGGACCAAGATACCTTACATGACGAAGCAGATGCAAATGATTTGTCTGCTGAAACACCCAATCCAATTGCCGACTCAGCAGTCGACGACTGCTCATTG ATCCGGGACTGGCATAGACGATTGGCTCCTGCTTTGGAAGCAGCCCATGAACGGCAGAATTTCAATATTAAGGACTTGGGCACCGAGATCCTGGACATTTGCAAGGCGGGCAACAGAACAGCCACGTTAGCCGACGTCATGGCTGACAAGGATCCTAGTATCATGTGTCGCTACATGCTGGCTTCCCTGGTACTG acGAACCACGGAAACGTGTCTCTGGATTTTGAAAATCGCGATAAAAGTAAGCCCATCGACATGTCTCAGTTTCGAATGCATTTAAAGAGTATGAAGCGAATGGAAATTAATCCCGAGGACGACGTGGGCAACATAAATGCTGCCCAGAGCAAATCGACGCCGAGAAGTAAACAGCTAAATGATTCAGCTCACAAGCCACGAACAAGCACGACGGCATCTGCACCAACAAAACGAAAGTCTGCGGAAAATTCTTTATCCGAGGTGTTTGCTAAAACTGTGCGATTGATACAGCCCATCCCAAAGATGTGGCCTACTCCTTCTGATGCCGACTCGGGGATATCTTCGATGGGCTCATCATTGGCATCGACAGCCCGCCTGAAGTAG
- the Cap-H2 gene encoding chromosome associated protein H2, isoform F, with amino-acid sequence MERILPEEAEAAYLSEAREQILEIAKNRPGTQVAKCIRAYDEQQDLASLVVLLEELSKNTDYSTDLRISLGYYIEELLRHCLGRNDVSRRSAIVAAGSALQYCGKIYGDRVEYLCQVVEHQIEALLTSELQKETPSGSAAPEKNERRPEETRKRHPKKLTNKEVDPYLLTLEPKRFKTMSDDKRFNAAGFVKCTRNRTIEYLYQDHTPPNLWKHAPIVDPHNPYDQDEKKQYKMFTYHVEHRYNTLLPDIPFERLNLIKEYVHTNQVNTTEILNEHMTTKEYLDEYIALENQMLAARYGAIVTRRRRLVDSARFMEDNLDEGLAKKMCMDKNLPMDTNETVLIDQSLVDENSRSLTTAESTMGISQAENSTLKSSEVEATLSVSHIENSLSDSQEENPPLSSTLAINESSVLDSTRVDPIKDLTLDELLLIDSGISMEELSDIQMHTDLEDQRQLSPMLQMVSPSMEAKTLNIIEMDADLIMNVPREVSYPILLNVMGLPIKRLRRKCIFKLPPEFDLFRQARLPIKREGQQKSPTTPRTVLQIGREAPQNEREPGSPCSLEFDEDLNFLGFRQRRPTFDSGFDIEEPRVSSCVSTIGEVKTELEDEIEANTNNLTDASASDALNENVNDTKESGLGDSLAQELNASTEPNAENNTANSSQLEVTATESSGTLSGLETTVDLGMESALVSSVLDLSTEPSAMDSNIINVTQPDNSDLEISTVQDQDTLHDEADANDLSAETPNPIADSAVDDCSLIRDWHRRLAPALEAAHERQNFNIKDLGTEILDICKAGNRTATLADVMADKDPSIMCRYMLASLVLTNHGNVSLDFENRDKSKPIDMSQFRMHLKSMKRMEINPEDDVGNINAAQSKSTPRSKQLNDSAHKPRTSTTASAPTKRKSAENSLSEVFAKTVRLIQPIPKMWPTPSDADSGISSMGSSLASTARLK; translated from the exons ATGGAGCGGATTTTGCCTGAAGAAGCGGAAGCGG CCTACTTGAGCGAAGCGCGGGAGCAGATATTGGAAATAGCCAAGAATCGGCCGGGAACCCAAGTGGCCAAGTGCATCCGCGCCTACGATGAGCAACAGGACCTGGCCTCGCTAGTCGTCCTCCTCGAAGAGCTCTCCAAAAACACGGACTACTCCACGGACCTACGGATATCACTGGGATAT TATATTGAAGAGCTACTGCGCCACTGCTTAGGACGAAATGATGTCTCTCGAAGATCGGCCATCGTGGCCGCAGGAAGTGCCCTCCAGTACTGCGGCAAGATCTATGGAGACCGAGTGGAGTACCTGTGCCAGGTGGTGGAGCACCAGATCGAAGCCCTGCTCACATCGGAGTTGCAGAAGGAGACCCCTAGCGGAAGTGCTGC ACCGGAGAAAAACGAGCGCAGGCCTGAGGAAACGCGCAAACGTCACCCTAAAAAGCTAACTAACAAGGAAGTTGATCCCTATTTGCTCACGTTGGAACCGAAAAGGTTTAAAACCATGTCGGACGACAAGCGCTTCAACGCGGCGGGCTTTGTAAAGTGCACGAGAAATCGGACGATAGAATACCTTTATCAGGATCACACGCCGCCCAACCTGTGGAAACACGCGCCAATTGTGGATCCTCACAATCCCTACGACCAGGATGAGAAAAAGCAATACAAAATGTTTACGTATCACGTAGAGCATAGATACAATACGCTTCTGCCAGATATTCCCTTCGAAAGGCTGAATCTCATTAAAGAATATGTTCACACAAATCAGGTGAACACCACTGAGATTCTTAATGAGCACATGACCACAAAGGAATATCTGGACGAGTATATTGCGCTGGAGAATCAAATGCTAGCAGCCCGCTATGGAGCCATTGTCACAAGGAGAAGAAGATTGGTTGATTCCGCGAGATTTATGGAGGACAATTTGGATGAGGGACTGGCGAAAAAAATGTGCATGGACAAGAATCTGCCAATGGACACGAACGAAACTGTTCTTATTGACCAATCTTTGGTGGATGAAAACAGCAGGTCGTTAACCACAGCCGAGTCTACGATGGGCATCAGTCAGGCGGAGAACTCTACTTTAAAGAGTAGCGAAGTCGAGGCGACTTTAAGCGTCAGCCATATAGAAAACTCCTTAAGCGATAGCCAAGAAGAGAATCCTCCGCTGAGCAGCACATTAGCCATTAACGAGTCTAGTGTTCTCGACAGCACGAGAGTGGATCCCATAAAAGATCTCACTCTAGATGAACTGTTGCTAATCGATTCAGGGATCAGTATGGAAGAGCTTtccgatattcaaatgcataCAG atttagaagatcaacgcCAGTTGTCGCCCATGTTGCAGATGGTTAGCCCATCGATGGAGGCAAAAACGCTCAATATCATTGAGATGGATGCTGATCTTATCATGAATGTTCCAAGGGAGGTGAGCTATCCTATTCTGCTGAATGTTATGGGTCTCCCCATAAAACGCCTGCGTCGGAAATGCATCTTTAAACTTCCACCTGAGTTCGACTTATTCAGGCAAGCA cgcCTTCCTATTAAGCGAGAGGGACAACAAAAATCCCCAACCACTCCCAGAACTGTACTGCAAATTGGAAGAGAGGCTCCCCAAAATGAAAGAGAACCCGGCTCCCCCTGTAGTTTAGAATTTGATGAGGACTTGA ATTTTCTGGGTTTCCGCCAACGTCGACCCACATTTGACTCGGGCTTCGATATCGAAGAGCCGCGTGTATCAAGTTGTGTCTCCACTATCGGAGAAGTTAAAACTGAGCTTGAAGATGAGATTGAAGCCAACACCAATAATTTAACTGACGCGAGCGCCAGCGACGCCTTGAATGAGAATGTGAACGATACAAAGGAAAGTGGGCTGGGAGATTCACTAGCGCAGGAATTAAACGCTTCCACCGAACCCAATGCGGAAAACAATACCGCAAATTCATCGCAACTTGAAGTGACTGCTACAGAATCCTCCGGAACGCTAAGCGGACTGGAAACCACAGTGGATTTAGGAATGGAGAGCGCGTTAGTTAGTTCTGTATTGGATTTAAGTACCGAACCGAGTGCAATGGATAGTAACATTATAAATGTCACCCAACCTGACAATTCAGACCTAGAGATTTCAACCGTGCAGGACCAAGATACCTTACATGACGAAGCAGATGCAAATGATTTGTCTGCTGAAACACCCAATCCAATTGCCGACTCAGCAGTCGACGACTGCTCATTG ATCCGGGACTGGCATAGACGATTGGCTCCTGCTTTGGAAGCAGCCCATGAACGGCAGAATTTCAATATTAAGGACTTGGGCACCGAGATCCTGGACATTTGCAAGGCGGGCAACAGAACAGCCACGTTAGCCGACGTCATGGCTGACAAGGATCCTAGTATCATGTGTCGCTACATGCTGGCTTCCCTGGTACTG acGAACCACGGAAACGTGTCTCTGGATTTTGAAAATCGCGATAAAAGTAAGCCCATCGACATGTCTCAGTTTCGAATGCATTTAAAGAGTATGAAGCGAATGGAAATTAATCCCGAGGACGACGTGGGCAACATAAATGCTGCCCAGAGCAAATCGACGCCGAGAAGTAAACAGCTAAATGATTCAGCTCACAAGCCACGAACAAGCACGACGGCATCTGCACCAACAAAACGAAAGTCTGCGGAAAATTCTTTATCCGAGGTGTTTGCTAAAACTGTGCGATTGATACAGCCCATCCCAAAGATGTGGCCTACTCCTTCTGATGCCGACTCGGGGATATCTTCGATGGGCTCATCATTGGCATCGACAGCCCGCCTGAAGTAG
- the Cap-H2 gene encoding chromosome associated protein H2, isoform D: MSDDKRFNAAGFVKCTRNRTIEYLYQDHTPPNLWKHAPIVDPHNPYDQDEKKQYKMFTYHVEHRYNTLLPDIPFERLNLIKEYVHTNQVNTTEILNEHMTTKEYLDEYIALENQMLAARYGAIVTRRRRLVDSARFMEDNLDEGLAKKMCMDKNLPMDTNETVLIDQSLVDENSRSLTTAESTMGISQAENSTLKSSEVEATLSVSHIENSLSDSQEENPPLSSTLAINESSVLDSTRVDPIKDLTLDELLLIDSGISMEELSDIQMHTDLEDQRQLSPMLQMVSPSMEAKTLNIIEMDADLIMNVPREVSYPILLNVMGLPIKRLRRKCIFKLPPEFDLFRQARLPIKREGQQKSPTTPRTVLQIGREAPQNEREPGSPCSLEFDEDLNFLGFRQRRPTFDSGFDIEEPRVSSCVSTIGEVKTELEDEIEANTNNLTDASASDALNENVNDTKESGLGDSLAQELNASTEPNAENNTANSSQLEVTATESSGTLSGLETTVDLGMESALVSSVLDLSTEPSAMDSNIINVTQPDNSDLEISTVQDQDTLHDEADANDLSAETPNPIADSAVDDCSLIRDWHRRLAPALEAAHERQNFNIKDLGTEILDICKAGNRTATLADVMADKDPSIMCRYMLASLVLTNHGNVSLDFENRDKSREINALSHAVQQDQEAALDICSCQIIYPQSCTNNKNRQMTF, translated from the exons ATGTCGGACGACAAGCGCTTCAACGCGGCGGGCTTTGTAAAGTGCACGAGAAATCGGACGATAGAATACCTTTATCAGGATCACACGCCGCCCAACCTGTGGAAACACGCGCCAATTGTGGATCCTCACAATCCCTACGACCAGGATGAGAAAAAGCAATACAAAATGTTTACGTATCACGTAGAGCATAGATACAATACGCTTCTGCCAGATATTCCCTTCGAAAGGCTGAATCTCATTAAAGAATATGTTCACACAAATCAGGTGAACACCACTGAGATTCTTAATGAGCACATGACCACAAAGGAATATCTGGACGAGTATATTGCGCTGGAGAATCAAATGCTAGCAGCCCGCTATGGAGCCATTGTCACAAGGAGAAGAAGATTGGTTGATTCCGCGAGATTTATGGAGGACAATTTGGATGAGGGACTGGCGAAAAAAATGTGCATGGACAAGAATCTGCCAATGGACACGAACGAAACTGTTCTTATTGACCAATCTTTGGTGGATGAAAACAGCAGGTCGTTAACCACAGCCGAGTCTACGATGGGCATCAGTCAGGCGGAGAACTCTACTTTAAAGAGTAGCGAAGTCGAGGCGACTTTAAGCGTCAGCCATATAGAAAACTCCTTAAGCGATAGCCAAGAAGAGAATCCTCCGCTGAGCAGCACATTAGCCATTAACGAGTCTAGTGTTCTCGACAGCACGAGAGTGGATCCCATAAAAGATCTCACTCTAGATGAACTGTTGCTAATCGATTCAGGGATCAGTATGGAAGAGCTTtccgatattcaaatgcataCAG atttagaagatcaacgcCAGTTGTCGCCCATGTTGCAGATGGTTAGCCCATCGATGGAGGCAAAAACGCTCAATATCATTGAGATGGATGCTGATCTTATCATGAATGTTCCAAGGGAGGTGAGCTATCCTATTCTGCTGAATGTTATGGGTCTCCCCATAAAACGCCTGCGTCGGAAATGCATCTTTAAACTTCCACCTGAGTTCGACTTATTCAGGCAAGCA cgcCTTCCTATTAAGCGAGAGGGACAACAAAAATCCCCAACCACTCCCAGAACTGTACTGCAAATTGGAAGAGAGGCTCCCCAAAATGAAAGAGAACCCGGCTCCCCCTGTAGTTTAGAATTTGATGAGGACTTGA ATTTTCTGGGTTTCCGCCAACGTCGACCCACATTTGACTCGGGCTTCGATATCGAAGAGCCGCGTGTATCAAGTTGTGTCTCCACTATCGGAGAAGTTAAAACTGAGCTTGAAGATGAGATTGAAGCCAACACCAATAATTTAACTGACGCGAGCGCCAGCGACGCCTTGAATGAGAATGTGAACGATACAAAGGAAAGTGGGCTGGGAGATTCACTAGCGCAGGAATTAAACGCTTCCACCGAACCCAATGCGGAAAACAATACCGCAAATTCATCGCAACTTGAAGTGACTGCTACAGAATCCTCCGGAACGCTAAGCGGACTGGAAACCACAGTGGATTTAGGAATGGAGAGCGCGTTAGTTAGTTCTGTATTGGATTTAAGTACCGAACCGAGTGCAATGGATAGTAACATTATAAATGTCACCCAACCTGACAATTCAGACCTAGAGATTTCAACCGTGCAGGACCAAGATACCTTACATGACGAAGCAGATGCAAATGATTTGTCTGCTGAAACACCCAATCCAATTGCCGACTCAGCAGTCGACGACTGCTCATTG ATCCGGGACTGGCATAGACGATTGGCTCCTGCTTTGGAAGCAGCCCATGAACGGCAGAATTTCAATATTAAGGACTTGGGCACCGAGATCCTGGACATTTGCAAGGCGGGCAACAGAACAGCCACGTTAGCCGACGTCATGGCTGACAAGGATCCTAGTATCATGTGTCGCTACATGCTGGCTTCCCTGGTACTG acGAACCACGGAAACGTGTCTCTGGATTTTGAAAATCGCGATAAAA GCCGAGAGATCAATGCGCTTTCCCATGCGGTACAACAAGATCAAGAGGCTGCATTAGATATATGTTCTTGCCAGATTATTTACCCGCAATCGTGTACAAAT AACAAAAATAGACAAATGACTTTTTGA